From a region of the Panicum virgatum strain AP13 chromosome 2K, P.virgatum_v5, whole genome shotgun sequence genome:
- the LOC120684350 gene encoding UDP-glucosyltransferase UGT13248-like, translated as MADGSEQSVHVLLLPYPSQGHINPILQFGKRLAARRGVRCTLAATRFALSQSQPATGDAVRVAAISDGCDRGGFGEAGGVGAYLRRLEAAGSETLDALLRSEAERGRPVRVLVYDAFLPWAPRVARRRGAAAAAFFTQPCAVNVAYAHAFAGRIRPPLADDGEVALAELPGLPAGLRPADLPSFLAQPGDCPAYLDLLVNQFDGLDTADHVLVNSFHELQPQELDYMASTWRAKTVGPTVPSAYLDNRLPDDTSYGFHLYTPQTAATKAWLDGWPPRSVVYASFGSLSAPTAVQMAEVAEGLYNCGKPFLWVVRASEAAKIPEDFAGRAKARGLIVTWSPQLEVLAHPAVGCFVTHCGWNSTTEALSAGVPMVAMPQWSDQPMNAKYIEDVWRVGVRVRPDEEGLVRKEEVERCVRDVMHGERSREYRRNAAGWKEKAKRAVSEGGSSDNNIVEFLGKLGLEV; from the exons ATGGCCGACGGATCAGAACAGAGCGTCCACGTCCTCCTGCTCCCGTACCCGAGCCAGGGCCACATCAACCCGATCCTCCAGTTCGGCAagcgcctcgccgcgcgccgcggcgtccgGTGCACGCTCGCCGCGACGCGGTTCGCGCTCAGCCAGAGCCAGCCTGCCACCGGCGACGCCGTCCGCGTCGCCGCCATCTCGGACGGCTGCGACCGCGGCGGCttcggcgaggccggcggcgtcggcgcgtACCTGCGCCGGCTGGAGGCGGCCGGGTCCGAGACCCTGGACGCGCTCCTCCGGTCCGAGGCGGAGCGGGGCCGCCCCGTGCGCGTGCTCGTGTACGACGCGTTCCTGCCGTGGGCGCCGCGcgtcgcgcggcggcgcggcgcggcggccgcggcgttcTTCACGCAGCCGTGCGCGGTGAACGTGGCGTACGCGCACGCGTTCGCcgggcggatccggccgccgctcgccgacgACGGGGAGGTGGCGCTGGCGGAGCTGCCCGGGCTGCCGGCCGGGCTCAGGCCGGCCGATCTGCCGTCGTTTCTGGCCCAGCCCGGCGACTGCCCCGCGTACCTGGACCTGCTGGTGAACCAGTTCGACGGCCTGGACACGGCTGACCACGTCCTCGTCAACTCCTTCCACGAGCTGCAGCCACAG GAATTGGATTACATGGCATCCACGTGGAGGGCCAAGACGGTGGGTCCAACCGTGCCGTCGGCCTACCTCGACAACCGCTTGCCGGACGACACCTCCTACGGCTTCCACCTCTACACGCCGCAGACGGCGGCGACCAAGGCCTGGCTGGACGGCTGGCCCCCGCGCTCCGTGGTCTACGCCTCATTCGGCAGCCTCTCGGCACCCACCGCCGTCCAGATGGCCGAGGTAGCGGAGGGCCTGTACAACTGCGGCAAGCCATTCCTGTGGGTGGTCAGAGCCTCCGAGGCCGCGAAGATCCCCGAGGACTTCGCCGGCAGGGCCAAGGCGCGGGGCCTCATCGTGACGTGGAGCCCCCAGCTCGAGGTGCTGGCGCACCCGGCCGTGGGGTGCTTCGTGAcgcactgcgggtggaactcgacGACGGAGGCGCTGAGCGCCGGCGTGCCGATGGTGGCGATGCCGCAGTGGTCGGACCAGCCCATGAACGCCAAGTACATCGAGGACGTGTGGCGGGTGGGCGTGCGGGTGCGGCCCGACGAGGAGGGCCTGGTCAggaaggaggaggtggagagATGCGTCAGGGATGTGATGCACGGCGAGAGGAGCAGGGAGTACCGGCGAAATGCTGCTGGGTGGAAGGAGAAGGCTAAAAGAGCTGTGAGCGAAGGTGGCAGCTCGGATAACAACATCGTCGAGTTTCTTGGCAAGCTAGGATTAGAAGTCTGA